From Leptolyngbya sp. KIOST-1, one genomic window encodes:
- a CDS encoding HAD family hydrolase encodes MVHVRCGPHLITDIEAIVFDKDGTLADSRGLLQRTAIARAEACAAAVGGGDDLVQVLLGCFGVSAQGIDPDGLMAAGTREANREGAVAVLVEAGYAAEKVQAVVAECFAAVNQARNGKAVYTPPFAGTAAMLERLHHSPLKIGVLSSDSPAYVEEFLRYYDLTPWVAVGRGTAPGEPPKPDPTLLVQVCDRLAVPVTRTLIVGDSWADLALAEQAGAAGFISVSAPWGRQPVAKATLVLSQWADLTVEPGPG; translated from the coding sequence ATGGTGCATGTCCGCTGCGGGCCCCATCTCATCACCGACATCGAGGCGATCGTCTTTGACAAGGATGGCACCCTGGCCGACTCGCGGGGGCTATTGCAGCGCACCGCGATCGCCCGGGCCGAGGCCTGCGCCGCCGCCGTGGGAGGTGGCGACGATCTGGTACAGGTGCTGCTCGGCTGCTTTGGCGTCTCGGCCCAGGGCATCGACCCCGACGGACTGATGGCGGCGGGCACCCGCGAGGCCAACCGGGAAGGGGCGGTGGCGGTGCTGGTAGAGGCGGGGTACGCCGCCGAAAAGGTGCAAGCCGTGGTGGCCGAGTGCTTTGCGGCGGTGAACCAGGCCCGCAATGGCAAAGCCGTCTACACGCCCCCCTTCGCAGGCACCGCAGCCATGCTGGAGCGGCTGCACCACAGCCCCCTCAAAATCGGCGTGCTGTCCTCCGACAGCCCCGCCTACGTGGAAGAATTTCTCCGCTACTACGACCTGACCCCCTGGGTGGCGGTCGGGCGGGGCACCGCGCCGGGGGAACCGCCCAAGCCCGACCCGACTTTGTTGGTCCAGGTGTGCGATCGCCTCGCTGTACCCGTCACCCGCACCCTGATTGTCGGCGATAGCTGGGCTGATCTAGCATTGGCAGAACAGGCCGGGGCGGCAGGCTTTATCTCTGTCTCCGCCCCCTGGGGACGGCAACCTGTGGCCAAAGCAACCCTGGTACTCAGCCAGTGGGCAGATCTGACCGTAGAGCCAGGGCCAGGGTAG
- a CDS encoding DUF1802 family protein: MVSWVLKEWQVAVTALLQGKTMLLLRKGGIREARGQFSLAARQVLLLPTGEHQKEALLKDEFRPLVQAVPGDDPVRFEGWATITHALPLTAEAEVAPLLPHLVWNQQFVAERLTWQPDRPLYALLLRAYRFQHPLLLPRHKGYSGCRSWVELGQEVEASTRTPAISEADYQAQVEAILALLPEVTPVGS, from the coding sequence ATGGTGTCATGGGTTTTAAAGGAATGGCAGGTCGCCGTTACCGCCCTGCTACAGGGCAAAACCATGCTGCTGCTGCGCAAGGGCGGCATTCGCGAGGCCCGAGGCCAGTTTTCCCTGGCGGCCCGGCAGGTGCTGCTGCTGCCTACGGGGGAGCACCAAAAGGAAGCCCTGCTGAAGGACGAGTTTCGCCCCCTGGTGCAGGCGGTGCCCGGTGACGATCCGGTGCGGTTTGAGGGCTGGGCCACCATCACCCACGCCCTGCCCCTCACCGCCGAGGCCGAGGTTGCCCCGCTGCTGCCCCACCTGGTGTGGAACCAGCAGTTTGTGGCCGAGCGGCTGACCTGGCAGCCCGATCGCCCCCTGTACGCCCTGCTGCTGCGGGCCTACCGTTTTCAGCATCCGCTGCTGCTGCCGCGCCACAAGGGCTATAGCGGTTGCCGCTCCTGGGTAGAGCTGGGCCAGGAGGTTGAGGCCTCCACCCGGACCCCGGCAATATCCGAGGCCGACTACCAGGCCCAGGTGGAGGCCATTCTGGCCCTGCTGCCGGAGGTTACTCCGGTGGGGAGCTAG
- a CDS encoding 1-acyl-sn-glycerol-3-phosphate acyltransferase, with translation MANLSNRAQPPLDFIPPTFDTRVLSLVRLGLPHWMRWREQIRQVDVVNVDGLVHLLRAFNAQETRFLLAFRHPSPLDSYCLAHLMWYAVPQRARELGIKLKHPVHSHFIYDRGIPLWAGDWVGWIYSRLGGTPIQRGKLDRQGLRSARHLFANGSLPLAAAPEGGNNGHTEIVSPLEPGVAQMGFWCVEDMQSQGRSEQVAIAPLGIAYRYITPPWAELDRWLDRLEVENGLAPAPVAYAAGDTAQTAMEHRYRRLYGLGEHLLSLMETYYNRIYGTALPQTSPAGQSEPHGPGDAGTDDFAKRLAALMDAALKVAETYFKLPPKGGVIDRCRRIEQAGWERIFRQDLGGDRPLSAVERGLADREAEEANLRMWHMRLVESFVAVTGQYVRQCPSAERFAETVMILRDTVCLVQGQNPFPRPKLGPQQAVLTVGEPISVSDRLADYKANRKQAVAQLTADLQVALEGMIPPSSPPE, from the coding sequence GTGGCCAACCTCTCCAACCGCGCCCAGCCACCCCTGGACTTTATCCCTCCGACCTTCGATACGCGAGTGCTGTCCCTGGTCCGCCTGGGGTTGCCCCACTGGATGCGGTGGCGCGAGCAGATTCGCCAGGTGGATGTCGTAAATGTCGATGGGTTGGTACACCTGCTGCGGGCTTTCAACGCCCAGGAAACCCGGTTTTTGCTGGCGTTTCGGCATCCCAGTCCGCTGGACTCCTATTGTTTAGCCCATCTGATGTGGTACGCGGTGCCCCAGCGGGCCCGGGAACTCGGCATCAAACTCAAGCACCCGGTTCACAGCCACTTCATCTACGATCGCGGCATTCCCCTCTGGGCTGGGGACTGGGTGGGGTGGATCTACAGTCGCCTGGGGGGGACGCCGATTCAGCGGGGCAAGCTCGATCGCCAGGGGCTCAGGTCGGCCCGTCACCTGTTTGCCAACGGATCTCTGCCCCTTGCCGCCGCCCCCGAGGGGGGTAACAACGGACACACCGAGATTGTCAGCCCCCTGGAGCCCGGGGTGGCCCAGATGGGGTTTTGGTGCGTAGAAGATATGCAGAGCCAGGGCCGCAGTGAGCAGGTTGCGATCGCCCCCCTGGGCATTGCCTACCGCTACATCACGCCGCCCTGGGCCGAACTCGATCGCTGGCTCGATCGCCTGGAGGTCGAAAACGGCCTGGCTCCGGCTCCGGTGGCCTACGCGGCGGGCGATACGGCCCAGACCGCCATGGAACACCGCTACCGGCGGCTGTACGGCCTGGGGGAGCACCTGCTCAGCCTGATGGAAACCTACTACAACCGGATCTACGGCACGGCGCTGCCCCAGACCAGCCCCGCTGGGCAGTCGGAGCCCCACGGGCCCGGCGACGCTGGCACGGATGACTTCGCCAAGCGCCTCGCCGCCCTGATGGATGCCGCCCTCAAAGTGGCCGAAACCTACTTCAAGCTGCCGCCTAAGGGGGGCGTGATCGATCGCTGTCGCCGGATTGAGCAGGCCGGCTGGGAGCGCATCTTTCGCCAGGACCTGGGCGGCGATCGGCCCCTGTCAGCGGTGGAGCGGGGGCTGGCCGATCGCGAGGCCGAGGAGGCGAATCTGCGCATGTGGCACATGCGCCTGGTGGAGAGCTTTGTCGCCGTCACCGGGCAGTACGTGCGCCAGTGCCCCTCCGCCGAGCGCTTTGCCGAAACGGTGATGATTCTGCGGGATACGGTCTGTCTAGTGCAGGGCCAGAACCCTTTCCCCCGGCCCAAGCTGGGGCCACAGCAGGCGGTGCTGACGGTGGGCGAGCCGATCTCGGTCAGCGATCGCCTCGCCGACTACAAGGCCAACCGCAAGCAGGCGGTCGCCCAGCTCACCGCCGACCTCCAGGTGGCCCTGGAGGGGATGATTCCGCCTAGCTCCCCACCGGAGTAA
- a CDS encoding FHA domain-containing protein — translation MVSSQFFSANAGQQSSSPFLPRGTSRQPVDSPPWLLDTLFRNLSYDLEQVADVIDPILTAQNHCYRTDWYVQGIVTDGRAFLSTNINTDRAIQVTLCGTRWLLGQSGRCTVALPQAGLADCHAALNFDPQKGFFITDLGTDGGTWVNGRRLAPAQRHYLQDGDLIKLADLRFEFLQQRCDQPVWHLDDSF, via the coding sequence ATGGTTTCTTCACAGTTTTTTTCAGCTAATGCCGGACAGCAGTCTTCCAGTCCGTTTCTCCCCAGGGGCACCAGCCGCCAGCCGGTCGATTCTCCCCCCTGGCTTTTAGACACCCTCTTTCGCAATCTGAGCTACGACCTGGAACAGGTGGCCGATGTCATCGATCCGATTCTGACTGCCCAAAACCACTGCTACCGCACTGACTGGTACGTGCAGGGCATCGTCACCGACGGGCGGGCGTTTCTCAGCACCAACATCAATACCGATCGCGCTATTCAGGTCACCCTCTGCGGCACCCGCTGGCTGCTGGGGCAGAGCGGTCGCTGCACCGTGGCCCTGCCCCAGGCCGGGCTGGCCGACTGCCACGCGGCTCTTAACTTTGACCCCCAAAAGGGCTTTTTTATCACCGACCTGGGCACCGACGGCGGCACCTGGGTCAACGGACGCCGCCTGGCTCCGGCCCAGCGCCACTACCTGCAAGACGGCGACTTGATCAAGCTGGCCGACCTGCGGTTTGAGTTCCTGCAGCAGCGCTGCGACCAGCCCGTGTGGCATCTTGATGACAGCTTCTAA
- the dprA gene encoding DNA-processing protein DprA, which translates to MAERAYWLAWAQAKGLGPILLKRLCSHFGTLATAWQASGSELLEVEGIGLGLGSSLLEYRQRVSPPELLARYEQQHPNFWTPADADYPALLYEIDDPPPVIFYRGRLELTSALQMMPSVGVVGTRNPSDYGKRWTRRLTRQLVGHSVVVVSGLAKGVDRYAHQQTLDDNGLTIAVLGTGVDQIYPSVNRDLYDRIARQGLLLSEYPNGTPPERAHFPRRNRIIAGLSRAVVVTEAPSRSGALITAQLANDYGRDVYAVPGSLDNPNSHGCLELINQGAQMILSDMTLVTALGQLPQLRPAKTDETEADGRGDRPANSATPPPLSPAMAQVLAAINDEPTTLDQLVQAIAQPTSEVLATLVQLELMGLVTQLPGMRYQRC; encoded by the coding sequence ATGGCAGAACGAGCGTATTGGCTGGCCTGGGCTCAGGCCAAGGGCCTGGGCCCAATTTTATTGAAGCGTCTGTGCAGCCATTTTGGCACCCTGGCCACGGCCTGGCAGGCCAGCGGATCCGAGCTGCTGGAGGTGGAGGGCATTGGCCTGGGGTTAGGCTCCAGCCTGCTGGAGTATCGGCAGCGGGTTTCGCCCCCGGAGCTGCTGGCCCGCTACGAGCAGCAGCACCCCAACTTTTGGACGCCGGCCGATGCCGACTACCCGGCCCTGCTCTACGAAATTGACGACCCGCCCCCGGTTATTTTCTACCGGGGGCGGCTGGAGCTGACCAGCGCCCTGCAAATGATGCCCTCGGTGGGCGTCGTGGGCACCCGCAATCCGTCGGACTACGGCAAGCGGTGGACCCGTCGCCTGACCCGGCAGCTGGTGGGCCACAGCGTGGTTGTGGTATCGGGGTTGGCCAAGGGCGTCGATCGCTACGCCCACCAGCAAACCCTCGACGACAACGGGCTCACCATTGCGGTGCTGGGCACCGGGGTGGATCAGATCTACCCCTCAGTTAACCGCGACCTGTACGATCGCATTGCCCGCCAGGGGCTGCTGCTCAGCGAGTACCCCAACGGCACCCCGCCTGAGCGGGCCCACTTTCCCCGCCGCAACCGCATCATTGCCGGGCTCAGCCGGGCGGTGGTGGTGACCGAAGCCCCGTCCCGTTCCGGAGCGCTAATCACCGCTCAGCTGGCCAACGACTACGGCCGCGACGTGTACGCGGTGCCCGGTTCCCTCGACAACCCGAACAGCCACGGCTGTCTGGAGTTGATTAACCAGGGGGCCCAAATGATTTTGAGCGACATGACACTGGTGACGGCCCTGGGTCAACTGCCCCAGCTGCGCCCAGCCAAGACCGACGAGACAGAGGCCGACGGCAGGGGCGATCGCCCCGCCAACAGCGCCACCCCGCCGCCGCTGTCGCCCGCTATGGCCCAGGTGCTGGCGGCTATTAACGACGAACCCACCACCCTCGATCAGCTCGTACAGGCGATCGCTCAACCCACCAGCGAGGTACTGGCGACTCTGGTGCAACTAGAGTTAATGGGCCTAGTCACGCAGCTGCCGGGGATGCGCTACCAGCGCTGTTAG
- a CDS encoding AAA family ATPase has product MTDAALPELIQQMCQPGFYPHPVAEPIRLLQTHVSYVLLTGDYAYKLKKPVNFGFLDYSTRSKRRHFCHEELRLNQRGARDLYLEVVGIGQTGDSYGLIAGEPTGEPVEYAVKMVQFPQTALLSGLYERGDLGEALIRELAETVAAFHLGAETDDEIRSYGTVEQIRQAFDENYEQTLGYIGGPQTQAQFDETRAYSDRIFATQGDLFQQRIDQGWIRACHGDLHLNNICHWRNQLYLFDCIEFNKPFRFVDVMYDVGFVVMDLLSKDCGELANAFLNTYVERTGDWEGLRLLPLYISRQAYVRAKVTSFLLGDPGVDEATKQRAAETAAGYYRLAWSVCQPQQGRVYMMAGLSGSGKSTTARQLASQIQAIHLRSDAVRKHLAGVPLDQRGDDSLYTPAMTEKTYDRLLSLGIALAQAGYAVILDAKYDRASRRQQAIAPIQAAGLPLSILHCTAPMAVLEQRVRDRSGDIADATVAVLQQQHMEPFSEAEQGLVTAIDTTQDLPPQIAAIVGA; this is encoded by the coding sequence ATGACCGATGCCGCCCTGCCTGAGTTGATTCAGCAGATGTGTCAGCCGGGGTTTTACCCCCATCCGGTCGCTGAACCGATTCGGCTGCTGCAAACCCACGTCTCCTACGTGCTGCTGACCGGCGACTACGCCTACAAGTTAAAGAAGCCGGTGAACTTCGGTTTTTTGGACTATTCCACCCGGTCGAAGCGCCGCCACTTCTGCCACGAAGAGCTGCGCCTGAACCAGCGGGGGGCCAGGGATTTGTACCTTGAGGTGGTTGGAATTGGCCAAACGGGGGACAGCTATGGTCTCATCGCCGGGGAGCCGACCGGGGAACCAGTGGAGTACGCCGTCAAAATGGTGCAGTTTCCCCAGACGGCCCTGCTCAGCGGCCTGTACGAGCGGGGCGATTTGGGGGAAGCGCTGATTCGAGAGCTGGCGGAGACCGTGGCCGCCTTTCACCTCGGGGCCGAAACTGACGACGAGATTCGCAGCTACGGCACCGTCGAGCAAATTCGCCAGGCCTTTGACGAAAACTACGAGCAGACCCTGGGCTATATCGGCGGCCCCCAGACCCAGGCCCAGTTTGACGAGACCAGGGCCTACAGCGATCGCATCTTTGCTACCCAGGGGGATCTGTTCCAGCAGCGCATCGACCAGGGCTGGATTCGCGCCTGCCACGGCGACCTGCACCTGAACAACATCTGCCACTGGCGGAACCAGCTCTACCTGTTTGACTGCATTGAGTTCAACAAACCCTTTCGGTTTGTGGATGTGATGTACGACGTGGGCTTTGTAGTGATGGATTTGCTGTCTAAGGACTGCGGCGAGTTGGCCAACGCCTTTCTCAACACCTATGTGGAGCGCACCGGGGACTGGGAAGGGCTGCGGCTGCTGCCCCTGTACATCAGCCGCCAGGCCTACGTGCGGGCCAAGGTGACCTCCTTTCTGCTGGGCGATCCTGGGGTGGACGAAGCGACCAAGCAGCGGGCCGCTGAGACAGCGGCGGGCTACTACCGCCTGGCCTGGTCGGTGTGCCAGCCCCAGCAGGGCCGGGTCTACATGATGGCGGGGCTGTCAGGGTCGGGGAAGTCCACCACGGCGCGACAGTTGGCCAGCCAGATCCAGGCCATTCACCTGCGCAGCGATGCGGTGCGGAAGCACCTGGCCGGGGTGCCGCTGGATCAGCGCGGGGACGACAGCCTGTATACCCCAGCCATGACTGAAAAAACCTACGATCGCCTGCTCAGCCTGGGCATAGCCCTGGCCCAGGCCGGGTATGCGGTAATTCTGGACGCCAAGTACGACCGCGCCAGCCGGCGGCAGCAGGCGATCGCGCCGATCCAGGCGGCGGGCCTACCCCTGAGTATTCTGCACTGCACTGCGCCAATGGCGGTGCTGGAGCAGCGGGTGCGCGATCGCAGCGGCGACATTGCCGATGCCACCGTGGCCGTACTGCAGCAGCAGCACATGGAGCCCTTTAGCGAGGCCGAACAGGGACTGGTAACCGCGATCGACACCACCCAGGATCTGCCACCGCAGATAGCCGCTATAGTAGGGGCATAG
- a CDS encoding 50S ribosomal protein L25/general stress protein Ctc — protein sequence MELTIECKSRDPKAKPNALRRQGLLPAVLYGHDGTESVSLTVDQHAAEMLLRKAAVNNTMIDLQIPDLSWNGKALLREVQAHPWKNALYHLSFFAVKAQDEVEVVVPIHFVGEAKGVTDEGGVLNSEITELTVKCKAINIPESIDIDITNLAVGDTLSITDLTLPAGAVVVGEVDQAIATVLPGRMAEPTSETEVALDEPLAPVAEEAPAAE from the coding sequence ATGGAACTGACTATTGAATGTAAATCGCGCGATCCGAAGGCCAAGCCCAACGCGCTGCGCCGCCAGGGACTGCTGCCCGCAGTGCTGTACGGTCACGATGGCACCGAGTCTGTGTCGCTGACCGTCGATCAGCATGCGGCGGAAATGCTGCTGCGCAAGGCTGCTGTCAACAACACTATGATCGATCTGCAAATTCCCGACCTGTCGTGGAATGGCAAAGCGCTGCTGCGGGAAGTGCAGGCGCACCCCTGGAAAAACGCGCTTTACCACCTCAGCTTCTTTGCCGTTAAGGCCCAGGACGAGGTCGAAGTCGTTGTGCCGATCCACTTTGTGGGTGAAGCCAAGGGTGTAACCGATGAGGGGGGCGTGCTCAACTCCGAAATCACCGAACTCACCGTCAAGTGCAAGGCGATCAACATTCCCGAAAGCATTGACATTGACATCACCAACCTGGCCGTCGGGGATACGCTCAGCATCACCGATCTGACCCTGCCCGCTGGGGCTGTGGTGGTTGGCGAAGTCGACCAGGCGATCGCCACCGTGCTGCCGGGCCGCATGGCTGAACCCACCAGCGAAACCGAAGTGGCCCTGGATGAGCCCCTGGCCCCCGTGGCCGAAGAGGCACCAGCAGCCGAGTAG
- a CDS encoding adenylosuccinate synthase, whose protein sequence is MANVVVIGAQWGDEGKGKITDLLSRSADVVVRYQGGVNAGHTVVVKDQTFKLHLIPSGILYPETECVIGSGTVIDPKALIGELDKLDELGISSKNLFISNAAHVTMPYHRLIDQAAEERRGNHKIGTTKRGIGPTYADKSERIGIRVIDLMDHVRLRKQLEWTVQYKNGILEKLYDLPPLDPAAVIDEYTHYAERLRPHIIDSSLHVYRAIRQRKNVLFEGAQGTLLDLDHGTYPYVTSSNPVAGGACIGTGIGPTVIDRVIGVAKAYTTRVGEGPFPTELTCGVGELLCDRGAEFGTTTGRRRRCGWFDAVIGRYAVRINGLDCLAITKLDVLDDVDEIEVCVAYELDGERCEELPASADAFSRCKPIYKTMPGWKQSTDHCRSLSDLPKAALDYLKFLAELMEVPIAIVSLGASRDQTIIVEDPIHGPKRALLYENGEPQVA, encoded by the coding sequence TTGGCAAACGTTGTAGTGATTGGGGCCCAGTGGGGCGACGAAGGTAAGGGCAAAATTACCGATTTGCTGAGTCGCTCGGCAGATGTGGTGGTGCGCTACCAGGGTGGGGTCAACGCGGGGCATACCGTAGTGGTGAAGGACCAGACCTTCAAGCTGCACCTGATTCCCTCGGGTATTCTCTACCCCGAAACCGAGTGCGTCATTGGCAGCGGCACCGTGATCGACCCCAAGGCACTGATTGGCGAACTCGACAAGCTCGACGAGCTAGGGATTTCCTCTAAAAATCTGTTTATCTCCAATGCGGCCCACGTCACCATGCCCTACCACCGTCTGATCGATCAGGCCGCCGAGGAGCGCCGGGGCAACCACAAGATCGGCACCACCAAGCGCGGCATTGGCCCCACTTACGCCGACAAGTCAGAGCGTATAGGCATTCGCGTCATTGACCTGATGGACCATGTTCGCCTGCGTAAGCAGCTGGAGTGGACTGTTCAGTACAAAAACGGCATTCTCGAAAAGCTCTACGATCTGCCCCCCCTCGACCCGGCGGCGGTGATCGACGAATATACTCACTACGCCGAGCGGCTGCGCCCCCACATCATCGACAGCTCCCTGCACGTGTACCGGGCCATTCGCCAGCGCAAAAACGTGCTGTTTGAGGGGGCCCAGGGTACGCTGCTCGACCTCGACCACGGCACCTATCCCTACGTCACCTCCTCTAACCCGGTGGCGGGGGGGGCCTGCATTGGCACCGGCATTGGCCCCACGGTGATCGATCGCGTCATCGGCGTGGCCAAGGCCTACACCACGCGGGTAGGCGAAGGCCCCTTCCCCACGGAACTCACCTGTGGGGTGGGTGAACTGCTGTGCGATCGCGGTGCTGAGTTTGGCACCACCACCGGTCGCCGCCGCCGCTGCGGCTGGTTCGACGCCGTGATTGGTCGCTATGCAGTTCGCATCAACGGCCTCGACTGCCTGGCCATCACCAAGCTCGATGTGCTGGACGATGTGGACGAAATCGAGGTGTGCGTGGCCTACGAGCTAGACGGGGAGCGCTGCGAGGAGCTGCCGGCCAGTGCCGACGCCTTTAGCCGCTGCAAGCCGATCTACAAGACCATGCCCGGCTGGAAGCAGTCCACCGACCACTGCCGATCGCTCAGTGACCTGCCCAAGGCCGCCTTGGACTACCTCAAGTTTCTGGCGGAGCTCATGGAGGTACCGATCGCGATCGTGTCGCTGGGGGCCAGCCGCGACCAGACCATCATCGTAGAGGACCCCATCCACGGGCCGAAGCGGGCGCTGCTCTACGAGAATGGAGAGCCTCAGGTGGCCTAG
- a CDS encoding cation:proton antiporter — protein MHLFADLAPSTPLTSGPQASLLDINVAEIASILTILLLVATGVALISRRYRVPYVTGLVLAGLAVTELLPQPVRLDSDLILNLLLPILVFQAAINTDISRLRTTVKPISLLAGPGLVIASGVTALVLRLALNLDWIPALLVGTILANTDTISVIAVFKEVRVPDRLSTIVEGESLFNDGVSLVLFGLILQAHTTGHLTVLGGLQQLFVVIVGGSLLGLAIGYLCTALFVALSDDPLSGILLTVAVAFGSFQAGQALQVSGVVVVVVAGLTVGNRGLSQSLSASSKITLLNFWEYADFCVNTFIFLLIGLEVDLLQLWGIIPAIALAIFAYQLGRLLSVYPLLWLTNRVDIPIPLRWQHVFFLGNIKGSLSMVMVLSLPATIPGRTDIITLVYGAVLVSLVVQGLSLPWLVKCLNVAPVSKTRQKIEAAQSQLIAAKAAQAELVKLRDGGVLSKSMYEEMRADYQIEVAEAETQLRHLNGRHIGSQRPSYGRTVKLNAIKRQLLMVERSALNDAVRKRIISAEIVSPRIEAIDNQLLTLED, from the coding sequence TTGCACCTATTCGCTGATCTAGCCCCATCTACCCCACTGACCTCAGGACCCCAGGCAAGTCTGCTTGACATCAATGTCGCCGAGATCGCCAGTATCCTGACCATTCTTCTGCTCGTGGCGACGGGAGTCGCCCTGATCTCCCGTCGCTATCGCGTGCCCTACGTCACCGGCCTGGTGCTGGCCGGGCTTGCGGTCACAGAACTGCTGCCCCAGCCAGTGCGCCTTGACTCCGATCTGATTCTCAATCTGTTGCTGCCCATCCTGGTGTTTCAGGCCGCTATCAACACCGACATCAGCCGTCTGCGCACAACGGTCAAGCCGATCAGTCTGTTAGCTGGCCCCGGGCTGGTAATTGCTTCGGGCGTTACTGCCCTGGTGCTACGATTGGCGCTCAACCTGGACTGGATTCCAGCCCTGCTGGTGGGTACGATCCTGGCTAACACAGACACAATTTCTGTGATTGCTGTGTTTAAAGAAGTGAGGGTGCCCGATCGCCTGTCCACCATTGTGGAAGGTGAAAGCCTCTTCAACGACGGCGTCTCTCTCGTTCTCTTTGGTCTCATTCTTCAAGCTCACACAACTGGCCATCTGACGGTCTTGGGGGGCCTACAACAGCTGTTTGTAGTCATTGTGGGAGGCAGCCTGCTGGGGTTGGCCATTGGCTATCTGTGTACGGCCCTCTTTGTAGCGCTATCCGATGACCCCCTCAGCGGCATCTTGTTGACCGTAGCCGTTGCCTTTGGCTCCTTCCAAGCAGGGCAAGCTCTACAGGTTTCGGGGGTGGTAGTGGTGGTAGTGGCCGGGCTCACCGTCGGCAATCGCGGCTTATCTCAAAGCTTATCGGCCTCGAGCAAAATCACGCTGCTCAACTTTTGGGAATACGCTGACTTTTGCGTCAACACGTTTATTTTCTTGCTGATTGGGCTTGAGGTGGATCTGCTACAGCTGTGGGGAATTATTCCAGCCATTGCCTTGGCGATTTTCGCCTATCAGCTGGGTCGTCTCCTGTCGGTTTATCCTCTCCTCTGGCTGACAAATCGCGTCGATATCCCTATTCCTCTGCGCTGGCAACATGTGTTCTTCTTGGGCAATATCAAAGGGTCATTGTCCATGGTGATGGTGCTCAGCTTGCCCGCTACAATACCAGGACGTACGGATATCATCACGCTGGTCTATGGGGCTGTGCTAGTTTCTCTGGTCGTGCAGGGTTTGAGTCTGCCCTGGCTGGTGAAGTGCTTGAATGTCGCTCCGGTTTCAAAAACTCGGCAAAAAATTGAGGCGGCTCAGTCTCAGCTCATTGCGGCCAAGGCTGCCCAGGCAGAGCTGGTAAAGCTCCGCGACGGTGGGGTTTTATCTAAATCAATGTATGAAGAAATGCGGGCCGATTACCAGATTGAAGTGGCTGAGGCTGAGACTCAGCTGCGCCATCTCAATGGCCGTCACATCGGTTCTCAGCGCCCCAGCTACGGCAGAACCGTCAAGCTCAATGCCATTAAGCGCCAGCTGCTGATGGTGGAGCGCAGCGCCCTCAATGATGCAGTCCGTAAACGCATTATCTCAGCCGAAATTGTGTCTCCGCGCATCGAGGCAATTGACAATCAACTGCTCACTCTAGAAGACTAG
- a CDS encoding potassium channel family protein — protein MYTLIGGAGLIGRTLAQRLVKLGHTVAIIDIDPNACAYARERLGVMAFEGSAVSTDILYEAGIHKANIVCAALRYDALNLAIVSLARHYQVPHIISRLRHRDFEHPLRHAGAHQIISTVDLAVSTMVNAAEYPQVESIMHFEKGQIEVLKLSITDDCSFVNHRLADIARDPRFPPNSLIIGYQAHSHENLVIPNGDTVLEPNAKVLVVTKPETLHTLIDLLQPSQETSLLE, from the coding sequence ATGTACACACTCATTGGCGGGGCTGGGTTAATTGGTCGCACCCTGGCCCAGCGCCTGGTCAAGCTTGGCCACACCGTTGCCATTATTGACATCGATCCAAACGCCTGTGCCTACGCCAGGGAACGCCTCGGCGTCATGGCCTTTGAGGGAAGTGCCGTCAGCACAGACATCCTGTATGAAGCTGGCATTCACAAGGCCAACATTGTCTGTGCGGCGCTGCGGTACGATGCGCTCAACCTGGCCATTGTTTCCCTGGCCAGACACTACCAGGTGCCCCACATCATTTCTCGCCTGCGCCACCGAGACTTCGAACATCCGCTGCGTCACGCAGGGGCCCATCAGATTATTAGCACCGTAGATCTGGCCGTCTCGACCATGGTAAACGCCGCCGAGTATCCCCAGGTTGAGTCGATTATGCATTTTGAGAAGGGCCAGATTGAGGTGCTCAAACTTTCCATTACTGACGATTGCAGCTTCGTCAATCACCGTCTGGCCGACATTGCCCGCGACCCACGCTTTCCGCCTAATTCGCTGATTATCGGCTATCAGGCCCACTCCCATGAAAATTTAGTCATTCCCAATGGCGACACCGTTCTAGAACCCAATGCTAAGGTTCTGGTTGTCACCAAGCCAGAAACATTACACACGCTGATTGACCTGCTCCAACCCTCCCAGGAAACTAGTCTTCTAGAGTGA